One Anaerolineales bacterium DNA segment encodes these proteins:
- a CDS encoding GerMN domain-containing protein, which translates to MKRRVLILMVLAAGGLACARTATPSPGQPAAPVETGLPAATPTSTAAMTAVWVYYTMAADENMTPVPVERSVPESANEAVLLHSTLKELVKGPTGAEQAAGMTSWFSAETAGTVVAVSAGDGEFTVDVAGWPALIPNASTSAGSRMLLSQMNSTVFQFGFVQKVQYTLNGDCAAFWEWLQMDCHPVTRAEWEAG; encoded by the coding sequence ATGAAGCGTCGCGTTCTCATCCTTATGGTCCTTGCCGCGGGCGGATTGGCGTGCGCGAGAACCGCCACGCCCTCTCCCGGACAGCCGGCCGCGCCGGTCGAAACCGGCCTGCCGGCCGCCACGCCGACTTCCACCGCGGCGATGACGGCCGTTTGGGTGTATTACACAATGGCCGCCGACGAGAACATGACGCCCGTTCCGGTGGAGCGGAGCGTGCCGGAGTCGGCCAACGAAGCCGTCCTGCTGCATTCGACGCTTAAGGAGCTGGTCAAGGGGCCGACCGGGGCCGAGCAGGCCGCGGGGATGACCTCCTGGTTTTCGGCCGAGACGGCCGGAACGGTCGTCGCGGTATCCGCCGGGGACGGAGAATTCACCGTGGACGTCGCCGGATGGCCGGCCCTGATTCCAAACGCCTCGACCAGCGCCGGAAGCCGGATGCTGCTCTCGCAGATGAACAGCACGGTGTTCCAATTCGGCTTCGTTCAGAAAGTACAATACACCCTGAACGGGGATTGCGCCGCCTTTTGGGAATGGCTGCAGATGGACTGCCATCCGGTGACCCGCGCCGAATGGGAAGCCGGTTGA
- a CDS encoding cytochrome c oxidase assembly factor 1 family protein → METTTPKKGWLSRNVIWLIPVSVLAVVLVLALSCVGCGTAGFFGVFGLMKSHPAYQEGLALVQENTRAQELLGEPIEAGWFVSGEVSETGATGTAELSVPVSGPKGSGVVYITARKRAGEWVLIEVVLVMDKTKQRVLILAD, encoded by the coding sequence ATGGAAACCACAACCCCGAAAAAAGGCTGGCTTTCCCGGAACGTCATCTGGTTGATCCCGGTCAGCGTGCTGGCCGTGGTGCTGGTTTTGGCGCTGTCGTGCGTGGGCTGCGGAACGGCGGGCTTCTTCGGCGTCTTCGGGCTGATGAAATCCCATCCCGCGTATCAGGAAGGCTTGGCCTTGGTTCAAGAAAACACCCGGGCGCAAGAGCTCTTGGGCGAGCCCATCGAAGCGGGATGGTTCGTCAGCGGCGAAGTCTCCGAGACGGGCGCCACCGGAACCGCGGAACTCTCGGTTCCCGTCTCCGGACCGAAGGGGTCCGGCGTGGTGTACATCACGGCCCGCAAGCGCGCGGGCGAATGGGTGCTGATCGAGGTGGTGTTGGTGATGGACAAAACCAAACAGCGGGTTCTGATTCTGGCGGATTAA
- a CDS encoding DUF4190 domain-containing protein, with the protein MSESLEGRSYLPPEEPLEKESSLAWTSLVFGILSWVAAPVFFAVPAVLLGHMARTRIARSAGRLRGDGLAVAGLLLGYANLVLAAVAAACLAGLFLIPALVRMLSR; encoded by the coding sequence GTGAGCGAGTCGCTGGAAGGGCGGTCGTATCTTCCGCCGGAAGAACCGCTGGAAAAGGAAAGCTCTCTGGCCTGGACCAGCCTGGTGTTCGGCATCCTGAGTTGGGTTGCGGCTCCGGTTTTCTTCGCTGTCCCGGCGGTCCTCTTGGGACATATGGCGAGGACACGGATTGCGCGATCGGCGGGGCGGCTGAGGGGTGATGGACTGGCGGTGGCCGGTCTGTTGCTCGGCTACGCCAATCTGGTTTTAGCCGCGGTGGCCGCGGCCTGCCTGGCGGGCCTTTTCCTCATTCCGGCGTTGGTGCGGATGCTTTCAAGGTGA